AACGAGTTTTGCCAATGGACACATCCCCCGCAGGCAAACGCACATTTTCATTCTGGAGGCGTTGAGCAATTTGCGGAGCTGAGAGTTTGTAGCTGGCGAGTTTGTCAGGGTCAAGATCTACTCGAATCGCACGGGGTTGTCCGCCAGTAATCGCGAGATTGGCGGTATTAGGAATGCTGCGAAGGTCTTCTAAGAGACGTTCACCGATGCGGCGCAATTGATTGTCGCTGTAGTCTTTACCTGTAATCGTCAGGGTCACAATCGGCACATCATCGATAATTACAGGCTTCACCAGATAACTTGCGCCCTTGGGCAGTAAGTCCTGATTGCTAAACATATGGTTCTGCAATTTAAAGAGGGAGTCTTCCCAATTCTGTCCCACGATAAACTGCACCGTCACCTTTGCGCCCGAATCTTGCGAGGCGGAGTAAATATGCTCAACCCCCGATAATTCCCTCAGTTTGGCTTCAATGGGATTGGTGAGGGTCTTTTCGACAACGGAAGCGGATGCTCCAGGATAGGGTAGATAGACTTCAGCCGCAGGAACGATGATCTGGGGGTTCTCTTCTTTGGGCGTAAGCACAACCGCACCGATGCCAAAAATTACCAGCACTGCAATTAATAAAATCGTCAACTGTGAGTTGATGAAGTAATTGGTAATCTGCCCAATGATGCTGTATTTAGGAGGGTTTTGAGGGGAATTAGTCATGGTGAAAAGGGGAGCTTAGTTTACTTGAACAGCATTGCCATTTTTGAGATCCGTAGAGGGCTGGACAACAACGCGATCGCCATTGGCTAAACCTGAAAACACTTCAATATCTTCACCAGTGACGCGCCCTGTGGTGATTGGCTGGAAGTTAGCTTTGCCTTCGGCTACCTTATACACGCCCTTAATGCCAAACTGGTTGACGACCGCCGCTTGGGGAATTACCAATGCTTGGCGATCGCCTGTTTTTTGAGCTACGGCAGGATTGGTTAACTGCAATCTGCCAAACATTCCCGAAATCACACCCGCCGTGCCATTCAAAGTCACCTTGACCGTGAAATTGCGCGTGGTGGGATCGGCCGCAGGAATAATATGGCTGACCTTGCCCGTCACCTCGCGATTGAGGGCATCAATATATACGGAGACATTCTGCCCTGAACGAATCTGAGAGATCATCGATTCGGGGACTTGGGTGCTAAACCGCAGGCGATCGCTACTTTCAATGGTTAACAAAGGTTGTGCAGGTCCAGCCATTGCCCCAACCTCACTATGCTTGCGTGTCACCACCCCATCAAAGGGAGCGGCGATCGTGCCATAGTCGAGATTCGCCACGACCTGTGATACTTGCGATTGGGCTTGACTGACCTGTGCTTGGGCTTGATTCATGGTGGCTTGGGATTGACCAATCATCGCTTGGGTTTGTTGCAGTCGCGCCTGACTCATTTTTACCCGCGTATTTGCCTGATCGAGCAGTTGTTGACTAACCGCACCTTCAGCTTGCAGCCTTGCCATCCGACCTTGCTCAAGCTTTGCTTCAGCTAAGTCCGACTCAATTTCAATCAGTTGTCCGATCGATTGCTGTAATCTCGCTTCCGCATTTTGAAAATTGGACTGCGCCATGCTCACCCCAGCCAGAGCTTGATTGCCCTGTGCCTGAATGTCCGCCACATCAATATCAATCAAGACTTGTCCAGCCGTGACCCGATCGCCTTCCTGCACATTTAACTGGCGAATTTGTCCCATGACGCGACTGGTCAGCGTCACCGTTTCTAAGGGTTCGACACTGCCCGTAAGCACGCGTTGATTATTCACACCCTGTTGACGGGCGATCGCGGTTTTTACCTGTATGGGATTAGCATTAGAACTTGCCGCTGCCAAATTTGCGGCTGACTGTCCATTTTTACTGCTTTGAGTCAACCACCAGATCGTGCCGCCCGAAAGTAAAACCAAGCCCGAAATTGAGCCAATCAACAGCAGTTTATTCTGTAATAGCGACTGCCAAAAATGCTGAGTTTTACTATTTGTGATTTTATTTGTGATCATAGCCATCTCCACTCCTGCGATTTAACGCCAGTTCTTAAAAAAATTAAGGTTGGTTGCCACGATGCACAGAATAACCCGCACCCTGCCAAGCCAGTAAACCACCTTGCAAACTATGGACTTTGCTATAGCCCTCAGAGACTAGCCATTGTGCCGCCATATCGCTGCGATGTCCTGATAGGCAAGTGACAGCGATCGCTTGATCTTGGGGAACTTCTTTAAGAATGCGATCGCGACTCATGCGCTTTGC
This genomic stretch from Pseudanabaena galeata CCNP1313 harbors:
- a CDS encoding efflux RND transporter periplasmic adaptor subunit — its product is MITNKITNSKTQHFWQSLLQNKLLLIGSISGLVLLSGGTIWWLTQSSKNGQSAANLAAASSNANPIQVKTAIARQQGVNNQRVLTGSVEPLETVTLTSRVMGQIRQLNVQEGDRVTAGQVLIDIDVADIQAQGNQALAGVSMAQSNFQNAEARLQQSIGQLIEIESDLAEAKLEQGRMARLQAEGAVSQQLLDQANTRVKMSQARLQQTQAMIGQSQATMNQAQAQVSQAQSQVSQVVANLDYGTIAAPFDGVVTRKHSEVGAMAGPAQPLLTIESSDRLRFSTQVPESMISQIRSGQNVSVYIDALNREVTGKVSHIIPAADPTTRNFTVKVTLNGTAGVISGMFGRLQLTNPAVAQKTGDRQALVIPQAAVVNQFGIKGVYKVAEGKANFQPITTGRVTGEDIEVFSGLANGDRVVVQPSTDLKNGNAVQVN
- a CDS encoding rhodanese-like domain-containing protein → MNSKQNKQKSAKKPALKSVSLSPTQLNSRQEQLLVIDVRGWFEYFMGHIAGAKRMSRDRILKEVPQDQAIAVTCLSGHRSDMAAQWLVSEGYSKVHSLQGGLLAWQGAGYSVHRGNQP